A stretch of Corallococcus macrosporus DNA encodes these proteins:
- a CDS encoding sensor histidine kinase, which produces MKLVADFIEANLDVLVRRFAEAARRLESTQGLKASEVISTLPEYLHAVAGICRHGATPERLETRARLEEAHINLRLRVGATQEDATDEYTLLGRLIPQLWQDVQPERRPGAAGLQCLFQQLEEAMDHVVVLFSGYSFEDRQREKRFLRQMDALAPRWLEPRADPQGPLKPLVERVVRALEATGAELFLVDADGRRMTPVAHTGPLEPPAGRSVDSQGPSFLGRVARSEEPLVLAQARGLEDSLREGLHAPGWSTLLGLRLWPHGELMGVLCVGFAEARPVPPQTKRFLETLVEYLSGILDRALLMGQLREANARLEASETRYRLASQAAADTVWDWNLLTGEVAWSGETRRMLGFAPEETGTTADWWVSRIHPEDRERVERGIHAAIGGTQARWQDEYRFFDRQGDVVRVLDSGVILRDAQGRGVRMVGAMQDITSRWQAENGHEQLLHEAQLARLQADTKLSQLHALLRQAPVALAILRGPAHVVALANDRICQLWGRPAEQVLGRPVLEALPEVEGQGIRELLDGVRATGRPYVGYELHVRLARAPGGVMEDAYFNLIYQPLSTAEVGMEGILAVASEVTEVVRARQRAEGLAATLQVSEERLRLALDAVDMGSWDIEPATGRATWDARFRAMLGLPAEGELTLEEAMRFVHEEDRHQVEQAMAEASRPGGSGEYASEFRVRPPQGGQPVRWISGRGHFHFGPDGRPVRFVGTGLDVTERKLAEEAARQRAEFEQYLVGIVSHDLRNPLSAILLGTTSLLRRDDLNERAMKAVLRIQAAAERAVRMIRDLLDFTQARLGGGLPVHCQDLELNALVRQGVEEVQITVPERVLQTSLPATAIRGCWDPDRVTQVLTNLLGNALKYSPEDTPVSVRLREEPGGVLLEVHNAGAPIAPDLLPRIFQPMQRGEPGMDPATRSVGLGLYIVRTIVQAHGGTIDVTSTPEAGTTFTVRLARN; this is translated from the coding sequence ATGAAACTCGTCGCGGACTTCATCGAAGCGAACCTGGACGTCCTGGTGCGGCGCTTCGCGGAAGCCGCGCGCAGGCTGGAGAGCACGCAGGGCCTGAAGGCGTCGGAGGTCATCTCCACGCTGCCGGAGTACCTCCACGCGGTGGCGGGCATCTGCCGGCATGGCGCCACGCCGGAGCGGCTGGAGACGCGAGCGCGGCTGGAGGAGGCGCACATCAACCTGCGCCTGCGCGTGGGCGCCACGCAGGAGGACGCGACGGACGAGTACACGCTGCTGGGACGGCTCATCCCCCAGCTGTGGCAGGACGTGCAGCCGGAGCGCAGGCCCGGCGCCGCCGGGCTCCAGTGCCTCTTCCAGCAACTGGAGGAGGCCATGGACCACGTGGTGGTCCTCTTCTCCGGCTACTCCTTCGAGGACCGCCAGCGGGAGAAGCGCTTCCTGCGCCAGATGGACGCGCTGGCGCCCCGGTGGCTGGAGCCGCGCGCGGATCCGCAGGGCCCGCTCAAGCCGCTGGTGGAGCGGGTGGTCCGGGCGCTGGAGGCCACCGGCGCGGAGCTGTTCCTCGTGGACGCGGACGGCCGGAGGATGACGCCCGTCGCGCACACCGGGCCCCTGGAGCCGCCCGCCGGACGGTCGGTGGACTCGCAGGGGCCGTCCTTCCTGGGCCGGGTGGCCCGCTCGGAGGAGCCGCTGGTGCTCGCGCAGGCGCGGGGCCTGGAGGACAGCCTGCGCGAGGGGCTGCACGCCCCCGGGTGGAGCACGCTGCTGGGCCTGCGGCTGTGGCCCCACGGCGAGCTGATGGGCGTGCTGTGCGTGGGGTTCGCGGAGGCCCGGCCGGTGCCGCCGCAGACCAAGCGCTTCCTGGAGACGCTGGTGGAGTACCTCTCCGGCATCCTCGACCGCGCCCTGCTCATGGGCCAGCTGCGCGAAGCCAACGCGCGGCTGGAGGCGTCGGAGACGCGCTACCGGCTGGCCAGCCAGGCCGCCGCGGACACCGTCTGGGATTGGAACCTGCTCACCGGGGAGGTGGCCTGGAGCGGGGAGACGCGCCGGATGCTCGGCTTCGCGCCGGAGGAGACGGGCACCACCGCGGACTGGTGGGTGTCCCGCATCCACCCGGAGGACCGGGAGCGGGTGGAGCGCGGCATCCACGCGGCCATCGGGGGCACGCAGGCGCGCTGGCAGGACGAGTACCGGTTCTTCGACCGCCAGGGTGACGTGGTGCGGGTGCTCGACTCGGGCGTCATCCTGCGCGACGCGCAAGGGCGGGGCGTGCGCATGGTGGGCGCCATGCAGGACATCACCTCCCGGTGGCAGGCGGAGAACGGCCACGAGCAGCTGCTTCACGAGGCCCAGCTGGCGCGCCTCCAGGCGGACACGAAGCTGAGCCAGCTGCACGCGCTCCTGCGCCAGGCGCCCGTCGCGCTCGCCATCCTCCGCGGCCCCGCGCACGTCGTGGCGCTGGCCAACGACCGCATCTGCCAGCTCTGGGGCCGCCCCGCCGAGCAGGTCCTGGGCCGCCCCGTGCTGGAAGCGCTGCCGGAGGTGGAGGGCCAGGGCATCCGGGAGCTGCTGGACGGCGTGCGCGCCACCGGCAGGCCCTACGTGGGTTACGAGCTGCACGTGCGGCTGGCCCGGGCCCCGGGCGGCGTGATGGAGGACGCGTACTTCAATCTCATCTACCAGCCGCTGAGCACGGCCGAGGTCGGCATGGAGGGCATCCTCGCCGTCGCCAGCGAGGTCACGGAGGTCGTGCGGGCCCGCCAGCGCGCGGAGGGACTGGCCGCCACGCTCCAGGTCAGCGAGGAGCGCTTGCGGCTGGCCCTGGACGCGGTGGACATGGGCAGCTGGGACATCGAACCGGCCACGGGCCGCGCCACCTGGGACGCGCGCTTCCGCGCCATGCTGGGCCTGCCCGCCGAGGGCGAGCTGACGCTCGAGGAGGCCATGCGGTTCGTCCACGAGGAGGACCGGCACCAGGTGGAGCAGGCGATGGCGGAGGCCTCCCGGCCGGGAGGCTCCGGCGAGTACGCGAGCGAGTTCCGCGTGCGGCCGCCCCAGGGTGGCCAGCCCGTGCGGTGGATTTCCGGCCGGGGCCACTTCCACTTCGGGCCGGACGGCCGTCCCGTGCGCTTCGTGGGCACGGGGCTGGACGTGACGGAGCGCAAGCTGGCGGAGGAGGCCGCGCGCCAGCGCGCGGAGTTCGAGCAGTACCTGGTGGGCATCGTGTCCCACGACCTGCGCAACCCGCTGAGCGCCATCCTCCTGGGCACGACGTCGCTCTTGCGGCGCGACGACCTCAACGAGCGCGCGATGAAGGCCGTGCTGCGCATCCAGGCCGCCGCGGAGCGCGCGGTGCGGATGATCCGCGACCTCTTGGACTTCACCCAGGCGCGCCTGGGCGGCGGCCTGCCCGTGCACTGCCAGGACCTGGAGCTGAACGCGCTGGTGCGGCAGGGCGTGGAGGAGGTGCAGATCACCGTCCCCGAGCGCGTCCTCCAGACGTCCCTGCCCGCGACGGCCATCCGCGGCTGCTGGGATCCGGACCGCGTCACGCAGGTGCTCACGAACCTGCTGGGCAACGCGCTGAAGTACTCACCGGAGGACACGCCTGTCTCGGTGCGCCTGCGGGAGGAGCCCGGCGGCGTCCTGCTGGAGGTGCACAACGCGGGAGCGCCCATCGCGCCGGACCTGCTGCCCCGCATCTTCCAGCCGATGCAGCGCGGCGAGCCGGGCATGGACCCCGCGACGCGCAGCGTGGGGCTGGGGCTCTACATCGTGCGGACCATCGTGCAGGCGCACGGCGGCACCATCGACGTGACGTCCACGCCGGAGGCGGGCACGACGTTCACGGTGCGGCTCGCACGGAACTGA
- a CDS encoding sensor histidine kinase, whose protein sequence is MPSTRAPVVWLLEDSPTEARAAHAALSATCQVTLFSDGAVLVEALGFEKTPDVLVLDRETPGLTGLEVCVFVRSNAATALLPVLLLTSHQRPEDVIEGLSAGANDYVFKPFRPSELEARVLGLAQWGWRQRQTTAALDTTRQTLSDEQARRALAERMLAEVRAAELRASRSDQRFRLAARATQDAIWEWDPQTDTLEWSSGDSELLGALDAPRVARKDWWRERVHPDDLASVRQGFVDALAGRGDLWRCGYRFHDARGAWRDVEEHAFIVRDTRGEVLQVVGALRDVTARKRLEAETRQRGDFERQLIGIVSHDLRTPLSSVLLSASLLLERENLEESQRKRVNRIRASTERAVRMIRDLLDFTQVRHGGLVLHPRDADLHALVETSIEEAQTQAPGRAIVHTQAGDGSGTWDVDRLAQVVGNLLGNALAYGDKAAPIHVDTRDDGDSVVLRVHNTGAPIPPDLLPRLFEPLERGDAHRAERTDRSIGLGLFIVRQVVRAHGGHVGVTSTAEAGTTFTVRLPRQPPAAPPATRPG, encoded by the coding sequence ATGCCCTCCACCCGTGCCCCCGTGGTGTGGCTGCTGGAAGACTCTCCGACGGAGGCCCGGGCCGCGCATGCCGCGCTCAGCGCGACGTGCCAGGTCACCCTGTTCTCCGACGGGGCCGTGCTGGTGGAGGCCCTGGGCTTCGAGAAGACCCCGGACGTGCTGGTGCTGGACCGGGAGACCCCGGGCCTCACCGGCCTGGAGGTGTGCGTCTTCGTGCGGAGCAACGCCGCCACGGCGCTGCTCCCCGTGCTGCTGCTCACCTCCCACCAGCGCCCCGAGGACGTCATCGAGGGCCTGAGCGCGGGCGCCAACGACTACGTGTTCAAGCCGTTCCGGCCTTCGGAGCTGGAGGCCCGCGTGCTGGGGCTGGCCCAGTGGGGCTGGCGGCAGCGCCAGACGACGGCCGCGCTCGACACGACCCGGCAGACGCTGTCCGACGAACAGGCCCGGCGCGCCCTGGCGGAGCGCATGCTCGCGGAGGTCCGCGCCGCGGAGCTGCGCGCGTCGCGCAGCGACCAGCGCTTCCGGCTGGCCGCGCGCGCCACCCAGGACGCCATCTGGGAGTGGGACCCCCAGACGGACACCCTGGAGTGGAGCAGCGGGGACTCCGAGCTGCTGGGCGCGCTGGATGCCCCGCGGGTGGCGCGCAAGGACTGGTGGCGCGAGCGCGTCCACCCGGACGACCTGGCGTCCGTCCGGCAGGGCTTCGTGGACGCACTCGCGGGCAGGGGCGACCTGTGGCGGTGCGGCTACCGCTTCCACGACGCGCGGGGCGCCTGGCGGGACGTGGAGGAGCACGCCTTCATCGTCCGCGACACCAGGGGCGAGGTCCTCCAGGTGGTGGGCGCCCTGCGGGACGTGACCGCGCGCAAGCGGCTGGAGGCGGAGACCCGCCAGCGCGGGGACTTCGAGCGGCAGCTCATCGGCATCGTGAGCCACGACCTGCGCACCCCGCTGTCCTCCGTGCTGCTGTCCGCGTCGCTGCTGCTGGAGCGCGAAAACCTGGAGGAGTCCCAGCGCAAGCGCGTCAACCGCATCCGTGCGTCCACCGAGCGGGCCGTGCGGATGATCCGCGACCTGCTGGACTTCACCCAGGTGCGCCACGGCGGCCTCGTGCTGCATCCCCGGGACGCGGACCTCCACGCCCTGGTGGAGACCTCCATCGAGGAGGCCCAGACCCAGGCCCCCGGCCGCGCCATCGTCCACACCCAGGCCGGAGACGGCTCGGGGACATGGGACGTGGACCGCCTGGCCCAGGTGGTGGGCAACCTGCTGGGCAACGCGCTGGCCTACGGCGACAAGGCCGCCCCCATCCACGTGGACACCCGGGATGACGGCGACAGCGTGGTGCTGCGGGTGCACAACACCGGCGCCCCCATCCCCCCGGACCTGCTGCCGCGCCTCTTCGAGCCCCTGGAGCGCGGCGACGCCCACCGCGCGGAGCGCACGGACCGCAGCATCGGCCTGGGCCTCTTCATCGTCCGGCAGGTGGTGCGGGCCCACGGCGGCCACGTGGGCGTCACGAGCACCGCGGAAGCCGGGACCACCTTCACCGTGCGTCTGCCGCGACAGCCCCCCGCTGCGCCGCCTGCGACACGGCCTGGGTGA
- a CDS encoding response regulator has translation MSTAQHRPTLLLVENNEDVREALREILESEGYRALTAVNGQDALNVLANQERMPGLILLDLVMPVMDGHAFIEHLRSTGALALTRVLVLTAHPTLPLPQGVAGRLGKPVKLEALLDAIAVHSVRA, from the coding sequence GTGTCCACTGCGCAACACCGCCCCACGCTGCTCCTTGTCGAGAACAACGAAGACGTCCGCGAGGCGCTGCGAGAGATTCTGGAGTCGGAGGGCTACCGCGCCCTCACCGCGGTGAACGGCCAGGACGCGCTGAACGTGCTGGCGAACCAGGAGCGGATGCCGGGCCTCATCCTGCTGGACCTGGTGATGCCGGTGATGGACGGCCACGCGTTCATCGAGCACCTGCGCAGCACGGGCGCGCTCGCGCTGACGCGGGTGCTGGTGCTGACGGCGCACCCCACGCTGCCCCTGCCGCAGGGCGTGGCCGGACGGCTGGGCAAGCCGGTGAAGCTGGAGGCGCTGCTGGACGCCATCGCCGTGCACTCCGTGCGGGCGTAG
- a CDS encoding response regulator has translation MRSEPSRSIILIVDDEPDLREVVAELLEMEDYTVLQAANGQAALEVLASQPQPCLVLLDLMMPVMDGHEFLHRLRQDERHRELPVLMLTAHFSAKAPPGTVGLLRKPVDIAELLTMVARHCRAA, from the coding sequence GTGCGCAGCGAGCCTTCGCGTTCCATCATCCTCATCGTCGATGACGAACCGGACTTGCGCGAGGTCGTGGCGGAGCTGCTGGAGATGGAGGACTACACGGTGCTCCAGGCCGCCAACGGTCAGGCCGCGCTGGAGGTCCTGGCCTCCCAGCCCCAGCCCTGCCTGGTGCTGCTGGACCTGATGATGCCGGTGATGGACGGCCACGAGTTCCTGCACCGGCTGCGGCAGGACGAGCGCCACCGCGAGCTGCCGGTGCTGATGCTCACCGCCCACTTCTCCGCGAAGGCCCCGCCGGGCACGGTGGGCCTGTTGCGCAAGCCCGTGGACATCGCGGAGCTGCTGACCATGGTGGCCCGGCACTGCCGCGCCGCCTGA
- a CDS encoding ATP-binding protein → MKPTLLLVEAPGPRRELLALAFQGQGWRVLLAAGVEPLVRALRESPPVHLVLASAGLMSSAAGLLDVLRQALKAAEAALWVEAPPAEQEGLRRLGVPVTGFLAPSLSLGARVEAVRQALPPQAREADDGRTLLRVLVAEDDPVYRKLLRLALAPFRFELMEAEDGMAALELARRRPPDVVVADVLMPRLDGFRLCLALRQDPKLARVPVILTHATAPDELDLRMAANVGANGFVRRAQGDDELVAMLLRESREQGPLPAPVPGELSTETHLYAMVRQLERRVGLLEQAERTARESEERYRLVVSGSYDGVWDWDVRNQRMYWSPRLLEMLGMKPEDFPGTPEAFLARVHPEDRDEVASALARHLEQGTPYDVSFRLRHEAGGYRSCVSRGRAIRDAQGRPVRMAGIIGDVTEQLRLYREAREAVRVRDEFLAVAAHELRTPLAALRLRVQGTAAALKHERQVEPERLERALVAADRQVQRLADLVEGLLDVSQMQGHAPRLNLEDVDLGQVVRDVVVRSEEMAARAGCLLVVRDVASVVGHWDALRLGQVVTHLLANAVKFGPGKPVELEVQADGDSVSLVVRDHGIGIAPDRVDGLFRRFERAVPARNYGGLGLGLYRLHRIVEAHGGEVAVTSSPGQGATFRVRLPRSGPPASPA, encoded by the coding sequence ATGAAGCCCACCCTGCTGCTCGTCGAAGCCCCGGGTCCGCGCCGGGAGCTCCTGGCCCTCGCCTTCCAGGGCCAGGGTTGGCGGGTGCTGCTGGCGGCGGGGGTGGAGCCGCTGGTGCGGGCCCTGCGCGAGTCCCCGCCGGTGCACCTGGTGCTGGCGTCCGCGGGGCTGATGAGCTCGGCGGCGGGGCTGCTGGACGTGCTGCGCCAGGCGCTGAAGGCGGCGGAGGCCGCCCTGTGGGTGGAGGCGCCGCCGGCCGAGCAGGAGGGCCTGCGGCGGCTGGGCGTGCCGGTGACGGGCTTCCTCGCGCCGTCCCTGTCGCTGGGCGCGCGGGTGGAGGCGGTGCGGCAGGCCCTGCCGCCCCAGGCGCGGGAGGCGGACGACGGCCGCACCCTGCTGCGGGTGCTGGTGGCGGAGGACGACCCCGTCTACCGCAAGCTGCTGCGGCTGGCGCTGGCCCCCTTCCGCTTCGAGTTGATGGAGGCGGAGGACGGCATGGCCGCGCTGGAGCTGGCGCGGCGGCGGCCGCCGGACGTGGTGGTGGCGGACGTGCTGATGCCCCGGCTGGACGGCTTCCGGCTGTGCCTGGCGCTGCGCCAGGACCCGAAGCTCGCGCGCGTGCCGGTCATCCTCACGCACGCCACCGCGCCGGACGAGCTGGACCTGCGCATGGCGGCCAACGTGGGGGCCAACGGCTTCGTGCGGCGCGCGCAGGGCGACGACGAGCTGGTGGCCATGCTGCTGCGCGAGTCGCGCGAGCAGGGGCCGCTGCCCGCGCCCGTGCCCGGCGAGCTGTCCACGGAGACGCACCTGTACGCGATGGTGCGGCAGCTGGAGCGGCGGGTGGGGCTGCTGGAGCAGGCCGAGCGCACCGCGCGCGAGAGCGAGGAGCGCTACCGGCTGGTGGTGTCCGGCTCCTACGACGGCGTGTGGGACTGGGACGTGCGCAACCAGCGCATGTACTGGAGCCCGCGCCTCCTGGAGATGCTGGGGATGAAGCCGGAGGACTTCCCCGGCACCCCGGAGGCGTTCCTCGCGCGGGTGCACCCGGAGGACCGGGACGAGGTGGCGTCCGCGCTGGCGCGGCACCTGGAGCAGGGCACGCCCTACGACGTGTCCTTCCGGCTGCGGCACGAGGCCGGGGGCTACCGCTCGTGCGTGAGCCGGGGCCGGGCCATCCGCGACGCGCAGGGCAGGCCCGTGCGCATGGCGGGCATCATCGGCGACGTGACGGAGCAGCTGCGGCTGTACCGCGAGGCGCGCGAGGCGGTGCGCGTGCGGGACGAGTTCCTGGCGGTGGCCGCGCACGAATTGCGCACGCCCCTGGCCGCGCTGCGGCTGCGCGTGCAGGGCACGGCGGCGGCGCTCAAGCACGAGCGCCAGGTGGAGCCGGAGCGGCTGGAGCGCGCGCTGGTGGCGGCGGACCGGCAGGTGCAGCGGCTGGCGGACCTGGTGGAGGGGCTGCTGGACGTGTCGCAGATGCAGGGCCACGCGCCCCGGCTGAACCTGGAGGACGTGGACCTGGGGCAGGTGGTGCGGGACGTGGTGGTGCGCTCGGAGGAGATGGCGGCGCGCGCCGGGTGCCTGCTGGTGGTGCGCGACGTCGCGTCCGTGGTGGGCCACTGGGACGCGCTCCGGCTGGGGCAGGTGGTGACGCACCTGCTGGCGAACGCGGTGAAGTTCGGCCCGGGCAAGCCGGTGGAGCTGGAGGTCCAGGCGGACGGGGACTCGGTTTCGCTGGTGGTGCGCGACCACGGCATCGGCATCGCGCCGGACCGGGTGGACGGCCTCTTCCGCCGCTTCGAGCGCGCCGTGCCCGCGCGCAACTACGGCGGCCTGGGGCTGGGGCTCTACCGCCTGCACCGCATCGTGGAGGCCCACGGCGGCGAGGTCGCGGTCACGAGCAGCCCGGGCCAGGGCGCCACCTTCCGCGTGCGGCTGCCCCGCTCCGGGCCTCCGGCCAGCCCCGCCTGA